A genome region from Dickeya dadantii NCPPB 898 includes the following:
- a CDS encoding O-antigen ligase family protein: MTTQLSFNTRRTDNRGLYFLSALAIFVNPLAEAPKNIVMALLLLWVIVQAVMNKKERQWSGWDLFFALYILSYLVGMPFSAYHTEVRSLTDVARYMLFGWVIYRASFSEKQKIGLVFWASLGTFIGLIYGAWEHFYLGSETYWTLNSVGHVNHAAIYNAIICGMALTVLFSYWSTLSVGKRLMWIAMLTLSLVYVAFGESRATFGAMMAVVAILCLGFSKRNKRLIYLPVLFVVGLIGIALLSNARVVVKQEQNEAANNVLSYRDIIWRSALTEIKQHPLFGVGKENFQKVDIVNPGDVIGHISHSHNVYLNVLTENGIWGAFWVFSLFGAMGVTLVRYIPKRNALPVSWLSWGAACSALVITLVVGLVNTTFHHEHANLSMLCFALWLSQYRYDRQRFI; this comes from the coding sequence ATGACTACTCAGTTATCGTTTAACACCCGACGTACCGATAATCGCGGCCTGTATTTTCTCAGTGCGCTGGCTATTTTTGTTAACCCGCTGGCCGAAGCGCCCAAAAACATCGTCATGGCACTGTTGCTACTATGGGTGATCGTTCAGGCGGTCATGAATAAAAAAGAGCGCCAGTGGTCAGGATGGGATCTGTTTTTTGCCCTTTACATACTCTCGTATCTGGTCGGTATGCCGTTTTCCGCTTATCACACCGAGGTGCGCTCACTGACCGATGTAGCCCGCTATATGCTGTTCGGCTGGGTTATTTATCGCGCCAGTTTCAGCGAAAAGCAGAAAATCGGTCTGGTGTTCTGGGCCTCGCTGGGGACGTTCATCGGCCTGATTTATGGCGCGTGGGAACACTTTTATCTCGGTAGCGAAACGTACTGGACGCTTAACTCAGTCGGTCATGTGAATCACGCCGCCATCTATAACGCCATTATTTGCGGGATGGCGTTGACTGTTCTGTTCAGTTACTGGTCGACCTTGAGCGTTGGCAAACGTCTGATGTGGATCGCTATGCTGACATTGTCCCTGGTGTATGTGGCGTTTGGCGAAAGCCGGGCGACCTTTGGGGCGATGATGGCGGTTGTGGCGATACTCTGTCTGGGGTTCTCCAAAAGAAACAAACGCCTTATTTATCTGCCGGTGCTGTTTGTCGTTGGTCTGATCGGTATCGCTTTGCTTAGCAATGCTCGCGTGGTGGTTAAGCAGGAGCAAAATGAGGCGGCCAATAACGTACTGAGCTATCGCGATATCATCTGGCGCTCGGCGCTAACCGAAATCAAACAGCATCCGCTGTTTGGCGTCGGCAAGGAAAACTTCCAGAAAGTGGATATTGTGAATCCGGGCGATGTGATCGGCCACATTTCCCATTCACACAATGTCTATCTCAATGTGCTGACGGAAAACGGCATCTGGGGCGCCTTTTGGGTCTTTAGCCTGTTTGGCGCGATGGGCGTGACGCTGGTGCGTTATATACCGAAGAGAAATGCGTTACCGGTTTCCTGGCTGTCGTGGGGAGCGGCCTGCTCGGCGTTGGTAATCACGCTGGTGGTCGGGTTGGTTAACACCACTTTCCATCATGAACACGCCAATCTTAGCATGCTCTGTTTTGCGCTGTGGCTCAGCCAGTATCGCTACGATCGCCAGCGCTTTATCTGA
- a CDS encoding glycosyltransferase family 2 protein, producing MSRKRLSVVLISRNAAELLPDCLSSVDWADEIIVLDSGSSDGTLDVARRHGAQVYQNTDWPGFGKQRQLAQQYASGDYIFMIDTDERVTPALRQSIEATLESPESDAVYRCARRNLFLGRFMRHSGWYPDEVIRLYPNHYRYNDNAVHESLDYGAARVISLDGDLKHLTCRDFFSFQQKQFAYAESWATERFRQGKRCGFAAIVLHTLGAFIKTWLLRAGFLDGKQGLLLAIVNAQYTFNKYTGLWALNNRRDTHQEHQHHED from the coding sequence ATGAGCCGCAAACGCCTGTCCGTCGTTCTTATCAGCCGTAACGCGGCGGAGCTGCTGCCCGACTGTCTGTCGTCGGTCGACTGGGCCGACGAGATTATCGTGCTGGATTCAGGCAGCAGCGACGGCACACTGGATGTCGCTCGCCGCCACGGCGCACAGGTCTATCAAAACACCGACTGGCCCGGTTTCGGCAAACAGCGTCAACTGGCGCAGCAGTACGCCAGCGGCGATTACATCTTCATGATTGATACCGACGAACGGGTCACGCCGGCGCTGCGGCAATCCATTGAGGCGACGCTCGAATCCCCTGAGAGCGATGCGGTTTATCGCTGCGCCCGCCGCAATCTGTTTCTGGGGCGTTTCATGCGCCACAGCGGCTGGTATCCGGACGAGGTGATCCGCCTGTATCCCAACCACTACCGTTACAACGACAACGCGGTACACGAATCTCTCGACTACGGCGCCGCCCGGGTGATTTCGCTGGATGGCGACCTGAAACACCTGACCTGCCGCGATTTTTTCAGCTTCCAGCAAAAGCAGTTCGCCTACGCGGAAAGCTGGGCCACTGAGCGTTTTCGTCAGGGCAAACGCTGCGGTTTCGCCGCTATCGTACTGCACACGCTGGGAGCGTTTATCAAAACCTGGCTGTTGCGGGCCGGCTTTCTGGACGGCAAACAAGGGCTGCTGCTGGCCATCGTGAATGCACAGTACACGTTTAACAAATATACTGGTCTATGGGCCCTGAATAACCGGCGCGACACTCACCAGGAACATCAGCACCATGAAGACTAG
- the waaA gene encoding lipid IV(A) 3-deoxy-D-manno-octulosonic acid transferase, translating into MLQTLYTFLFYMIQPLIWLRLWLRGRKIPAYRKRWGERYGFYKNQVKPEGILLHSVSVGETLAAVPLVRALRHRYPSLPITVTTMTPTGSERALSAFGKDVYHVYLPYDLPGAMARFLDHVQPRLVIIMETELWPNLITALHQRKIPLIIANARLSERSANGYRKLGRFMRTLLRRITLIAVQNAEDGERFINLGLKRSQLNVTGSLKFDISVTPELAARAVTLRRQWAPQRPVWIAASTHEGEEKIVVDAHTELLKTFPTLLLILVPRHPDRFDDAKAIVRKAGLEYTLRSAGTVPPASSHVVIGDTMGELMLLYGIADLAFVGGSLIERGGHNPLEPAAHAIPVLMGPHTFNFKDICARLQESDGLITVRDTASLVEQATTLLSDDDYRRYHGHHAVDVLHKNQGALQSLLALLEPYLPPRSQ; encoded by the coding sequence ATGTTACAAACGCTGTACACCTTTCTGTTTTACATGATTCAGCCGCTTATCTGGCTGCGCCTCTGGCTCCGGGGCCGCAAAATCCCCGCTTACCGCAAACGCTGGGGGGAACGCTACGGCTTCTACAAGAATCAGGTAAAACCCGAAGGCATACTGCTGCATTCCGTCTCCGTCGGAGAGACGCTGGCCGCGGTGCCGCTGGTCCGCGCCTTGCGCCATCGCTATCCGTCCCTGCCGATTACCGTCACCACCATGACGCCGACCGGCTCCGAGCGCGCGTTATCTGCCTTCGGTAAAGACGTCTATCATGTCTACCTGCCCTACGATCTGCCCGGCGCCATGGCGCGCTTTCTTGATCATGTGCAGCCGCGATTGGTGATCATTATGGAAACCGAGCTGTGGCCTAACCTGATCACCGCGCTGCACCAGCGCAAAATCCCGCTGATCATCGCCAACGCCCGTCTGTCCGAACGTTCCGCCAACGGCTACCGCAAACTCGGCCGCTTTATGCGTACGCTGCTGCGTCGCATCACCCTCATCGCGGTGCAAAATGCGGAAGACGGCGAACGCTTTATCAATCTGGGGCTAAAACGCAGCCAGTTGAACGTGACCGGCAGCCTGAAATTTGATATTTCCGTCACGCCGGAGCTGGCCGCGCGCGCCGTAACGCTGCGTCGTCAGTGGGCGCCGCAGCGCCCGGTGTGGATCGCCGCCAGTACCCATGAGGGCGAAGAAAAGATCGTTGTCGACGCCCACACCGAATTGCTGAAAACCTTTCCTACGCTGTTGCTGATTCTGGTGCCACGTCATCCCGACCGTTTTGACGACGCCAAAGCGATCGTCCGCAAGGCCGGGCTGGAATACACCCTGCGCAGCGCGGGCACCGTTCCTCCCGCCTCGTCTCATGTGGTGATTGGCGATACCATGGGTGAACTGATGCTGCTGTACGGCATTGCCGACCTGGCGTTTGTCGGCGGTAGCCTGATTGAACGAGGCGGACATAATCCGCTGGAACCGGCCGCGCACGCCATACCGGTGCTGATGGGGCCGCATACCTTCAACTTCAAGGATATCTGCGCCCGCCTGCAAGAGTCCGATGGGCTGATCACCGTGCGGGATACCGCGTCGCTGGTGGAACAGGCCACCACTCTGCTGTCTGACGATGATTATCGCCGTTATCACGGCCACCATGCCGTAGACGTACTGCACAAAAATCAGGGCGCGCTGCAAAGTTTGCTGGCTCTGCTGGAGCCCTATCTGCCGCCACGGAGTCAGTAA
- a CDS encoding glycosyltransferase family 4 protein — translation MKLAIVRQKYRPDGGAERFVSRALDALSNHRSLDVSVITRSWEGAEQANRNVIICNPRITGRVQRESAFAQAAQQHFAAFDLVQSHERIPGCHIYRAGDGVHHSWLTQRSRILNPLQRRLLWWSGFHRYVMAQEQAMYQHPSLKAVICNSQMVADEIRHYFGVPADKIHLIYNGVNTDTFTPDLRAIHRHTLRQQLGVPHNAPVMLFVGSGFERKGLAGAIHAISGVPQHPHLMVVGKDKHSRRYQRLARRLGVADRVHFVGMQPDTRPYYGAADMLLLPTLYDPFPNVVLEAMASGLGVITSQQCGGKEFIQSGVNGFVCDSLDYDGLRQSVRQACETGFDGFGEQARAKVERYDLRFLSDNMLKLYEQLI, via the coding sequence ATGAAACTGGCGATCGTGCGGCAGAAATACCGTCCGGACGGCGGGGCGGAACGCTTCGTTTCCAGAGCGCTCGACGCGCTCAGCAACCACCGTTCGCTGGATGTCAGCGTCATCACCCGCAGTTGGGAAGGTGCGGAGCAGGCCAACCGCAACGTTATCATCTGTAACCCGCGCATTACCGGACGGGTTCAGCGGGAAAGCGCATTCGCGCAGGCCGCTCAGCAACACTTCGCCGCGTTCGATCTGGTGCAGAGTCACGAACGGATCCCGGGCTGCCATATTTACCGCGCCGGCGACGGCGTTCATCACTCCTGGCTGACCCAACGCTCGCGGATTCTCAACCCGTTGCAGCGACGTCTGCTGTGGTGGTCCGGCTTTCACCGCTATGTGATGGCGCAGGAGCAAGCGATGTATCAGCATCCATCGCTGAAAGCCGTGATCTGCAACTCGCAGATGGTGGCGGATGAGATTCGCCACTACTTTGGCGTGCCTGCCGACAAAATTCATCTGATTTACAACGGGGTGAACACCGACACCTTTACCCCCGACCTGCGCGCAATCCACCGTCACACTTTACGTCAGCAACTGGGTGTGCCGCACAACGCGCCGGTGATGCTGTTTGTCGGCTCCGGCTTTGAGCGCAAAGGGCTGGCGGGCGCGATCCACGCCATCAGCGGCGTTCCTCAGCATCCGCACCTGATGGTGGTGGGGAAAGATAAACACAGCCGTCGTTACCAGCGCCTGGCCCGGCGGCTCGGTGTTGCCGATCGGGTACATTTCGTCGGTATGCAGCCGGATACCCGGCCTTACTACGGTGCGGCGGATATGCTGTTGCTGCCGACGCTGTACGACCCGTTCCCGAATGTGGTACTGGAAGCGATGGCCAGCGGACTGGGGGTGATTACCTCACAACAGTGCGGCGGCAAAGAGTTTATCCAGTCTGGTGTGAACGGGTTTGTCTGCGACTCGCTGGACTATGACGGTCTGCGCCAGTCGGTGCGACAGGCTTGCGAAACCGGGTTCGACGGGTTTGGCGAGCAGGCGAGAGCCAAAGTGGAGCGCTACGATCTGCGCTTCCTGAGCGATAACATGCTCAAACTTTATGAACAGTTGATTTGA
- a CDS encoding glycosyltransferase, protein MGQVDLSIIIPVYNCEDYIPGLFASLLSQNTLAIEVIVVNDGSTDNSLALLQTIASADPRVILLEQPNQGSSAARNTGMDRARGEWIGFVDADDWIPDDLLSVWLAQAREQQVDVLIGNAFGFKQDPHQEADNRLLRKQPWGQVISGEEWIIHCVNNHEWPHFSWLQLIRKSVIDANRLRFVKGITHEDIVWTTEVALSAKRMGFCDSRCYGYRRNLNSVTQSQSMDKLVFRAQSYVYVVSWLVGMADRQCVNPSLSEALLRHAKSESRNLFGLLRKKISHPPMRRELARRVFDDRLHRALFRRCGNFRSWWYAMRFTALMFLYAR, encoded by the coding sequence ATGGGTCAGGTGGACCTGAGTATCATTATTCCTGTTTATAACTGTGAAGACTATATTCCGGGGCTGTTTGCATCGCTGTTGAGTCAGAATACGCTGGCGATAGAAGTGATTGTGGTGAATGACGGCTCGACGGACAACAGCCTGGCGTTATTGCAGACGATCGCCAGCGCCGATCCGAGGGTGATTCTGCTCGAACAACCTAATCAGGGATCCTCTGCTGCGCGCAATACCGGTATGGATCGCGCCCGTGGCGAGTGGATCGGATTTGTGGATGCGGATGACTGGATCCCTGACGATCTGCTGTCAGTCTGGCTGGCGCAGGCCCGAGAGCAACAGGTTGATGTGCTGATCGGTAATGCCTTCGGTTTCAAGCAGGATCCACACCAGGAGGCTGACAACCGGTTGCTGCGTAAGCAACCTTGGGGGCAGGTTATTAGCGGCGAGGAGTGGATTATTCATTGTGTCAATAATCATGAATGGCCGCATTTTTCCTGGTTGCAGCTGATTAGAAAATCGGTGATTGATGCCAATAGGCTGCGTTTTGTAAAAGGCATAACCCATGAAGACATTGTGTGGACAACCGAGGTTGCTCTCTCTGCGAAACGGATGGGATTTTGTGACTCCCGTTGCTATGGCTATCGCCGGAATTTGAACTCTGTCACTCAGTCCCAGTCAATGGACAAACTGGTGTTCAGGGCGCAGAGCTATGTCTATGTGGTTAGCTGGCTGGTGGGTATGGCTGACAGGCAATGTGTGAATCCCTCGCTGAGCGAAGCGTTACTGCGTCACGCGAAATCCGAGAGCCGCAATCTGTTCGGATTACTCAGAAAGAAAATTTCCCACCCTCCGATGAGACGTGAACTGGCGCGTCGTGTGTTCGACGACCGCCTTCATCGGGCGCTGTTTCGACGCTGTGGCAATTTTAGGTCATGGTGGTACGCAATGCGTTTCACCGCCTTGATGTTCCTGTATGCCAGATGA
- the coaD gene encoding pantetheine-phosphate adenylyltransferase, protein MKTRAIYPGTFDPLTNGHLDLLTRAARMFDHLILAIAASPGKKTLFTLEERVSLAKEATQHLSNVEVIGFTDLMANFARQQQATILVRGLRAVSDFEYELQLAKMNHHLMPTLESIFLMPSEQWSFISSSLVKEVARHGGDVSHFLPAPIALALQQKLV, encoded by the coding sequence ATGAAGACTAGAGCCATCTATCCCGGCACCTTTGACCCGCTGACCAACGGCCATCTGGACCTGCTGACACGCGCAGCGCGCATGTTCGATCACCTGATTCTGGCTATTGCCGCCAGCCCCGGCAAAAAGACGTTGTTTACGCTGGAAGAACGGGTGTCGCTGGCGAAAGAAGCCACGCAGCATCTGTCGAACGTCGAGGTGATTGGTTTTACCGATCTAATGGCTAATTTCGCCCGGCAGCAGCAGGCGACGATTCTGGTGCGGGGGTTACGCGCCGTGTCCGACTTCGAATATGAACTGCAACTGGCCAAAATGAACCACCATCTGATGCCGACGCTGGAAAGCATCTTTCTGATGCCATCGGAGCAGTGGTCTTTCATCTCATCGTCACTGGTTAAAGAAGTTGCCCGTCACGGCGGCGACGTTTCACACTTTTTACCCGCCCCCATCGCGCTGGCGTTGCAGCAGAAGCTGGTATGA
- a CDS encoding glycosyltransferase family 9 protein: MSKFSARLRIFPRGLLQLLKKPWRRAPTAVKRILVAHNLLLGDTVMLTPLLAKLRRNYPRAEIVLLCKPPFVEVYRLNPYGVVPMSYQPASVASVSAIVNSGPYDLALIPGDNRYSWLALAAGSRWIVAHRPALRNAKSWPVNEYRDYPVEPMAWGDAMAALTDGELPAPQRWSAPACDFPPPQSPFVVLHVGASNPVRFWPPERWLALADWLTTQGYTPVWSAGGNERHIVDAIDPERRYRSFAGELSLSQLLTLLADSKALICADTGVAHLAKWVNTPTMTLYGPGNPVAFGPGRFWQNNPIINLGFHPIPCRDQHTLFGRELSWLERCNRNETRCLQFCDGQSACMQQISLPEIQTAFTHLLRKI, translated from the coding sequence ATGAGTAAATTTTCCGCCCGGTTGCGGATTTTTCCGCGCGGTCTGCTGCAATTGCTGAAAAAGCCCTGGCGCCGTGCGCCGACGGCGGTGAAACGCATTCTGGTCGCCCACAATCTGTTGCTGGGCGATACCGTGATGCTGACGCCGTTGCTAGCCAAGCTGCGGCGTAATTACCCGCGGGCGGAAATCGTACTGCTGTGCAAGCCGCCGTTTGTCGAGGTTTATCGCCTGAATCCCTATGGCGTAGTACCGATGTCTTATCAGCCCGCTTCGGTGGCGTCGGTATCGGCGATTGTCAACAGCGGGCCCTATGATCTGGCGTTGATTCCGGGCGATAACCGCTATAGCTGGCTGGCGCTGGCGGCGGGCAGCCGTTGGATCGTGGCGCACCGACCTGCGCTGCGCAATGCCAAGAGCTGGCCGGTCAATGAATACCGGGACTATCCGGTCGAACCGATGGCGTGGGGCGACGCGATGGCCGCCCTGACGGACGGTGAGTTGCCCGCGCCTCAGCGCTGGTCTGCGCCGGCGTGCGATTTTCCCCCGCCGCAATCGCCCTTTGTCGTACTGCATGTCGGCGCCAGCAATCCAGTGCGTTTCTGGCCGCCTGAGCGCTGGCTGGCGCTGGCGGACTGGTTGACGACGCAAGGGTACACTCCGGTATGGAGCGCTGGCGGCAATGAACGGCATATCGTTGACGCGATTGACCCGGAGCGGCGTTATCGCAGTTTTGCCGGCGAATTGTCTTTGTCGCAATTGCTGACGCTGCTGGCGGATTCGAAAGCGCTGATCTGCGCCGATACCGGCGTGGCGCATCTGGCGAAATGGGTCAATACCCCGACCATGACGCTATATGGTCCGGGTAATCCGGTCGCGTTTGGCCCCGGCCGCTTCTGGCAGAATAACCCGATTATCAACCTCGGTTTCCACCCGATCCCTTGTCGCGACCAGCACACGCTGTTCGGCCGTGAACTGTCCTGGCTTGAACGGTGCAATCGGAATGAAACGCGCTGCCTGCAGTTCTGCGACGGGCAGTCGGCGTGTATGCAACAGATTTCCCTTCCTGAGATTCAAACCGCTTTTACCCATTTGTTGAGAAAGATTTAA
- a CDS encoding glycosyltransferase family 4 protein, which yields MLDTSLNILHTESSCGWGGQEIRILTESQGMMKRGHKVTILCCPHSNIYREAQARGIAVVGLPIEKKRLSSLLALVGWLRQHGCAFDIINTHSSTDAWLVAVAGLMLGKRVPPMVRTRHVSTDINRSLTTRWLYMTATRHIATTGERLRQQLHRDNRYPLSHMTSVPTGIDLNFYRQAARQGARQTIGVPDRPTLGILATMRSWKGHTYLLEAWQTLAKDFPDWQLLMVGDGPQRQALEQQVASMGLADRVIFLGNRDDVPDCLNSMDLFVLPSYGNEGVPQSIMQAMACGLPVVSTTVGAIDEAVVNEQTGYLITPKNTALLEQKLRQLMGDDALRARFGEAALKRASEQFGADIMLDRMTTIFRNSLRSTRS from the coding sequence ATGTTAGACACATCTTTAAATATATTACATACCGAGTCCTCTTGTGGTTGGGGCGGGCAGGAAATTCGTATTCTTACGGAGTCTCAGGGAATGATGAAGCGTGGCCATAAGGTCACCATTCTGTGTTGTCCGCACTCCAATATTTATCGTGAAGCGCAGGCGCGGGGCATTGCCGTGGTCGGGCTGCCGATCGAGAAAAAACGGTTGTCGTCTCTGCTGGCGCTGGTCGGTTGGCTGCGTCAGCATGGCTGCGCGTTCGATATCATCAATACGCACAGCTCCACCGATGCCTGGCTGGTCGCCGTCGCCGGGCTGATGCTGGGAAAACGTGTGCCGCCGATGGTGCGCACCCGCCATGTTTCCACCGACATCAACCGCTCGCTGACTACCCGCTGGCTGTACATGACTGCCACCCGCCACATCGCCACCACCGGCGAGCGGCTGCGTCAGCAGTTGCATCGCGACAACCGCTATCCGCTGTCGCATATGACCTCGGTGCCGACCGGTATCGACCTCAATTTTTATCGTCAGGCTGCCCGGCAGGGTGCCCGTCAGACCATCGGCGTTCCGGATCGGCCGACGCTGGGTATTCTGGCTACCATGCGTTCCTGGAAAGGGCACACCTATTTGCTGGAGGCCTGGCAGACGCTGGCGAAGGATTTTCCGGACTGGCAGTTGCTGATGGTGGGTGACGGGCCGCAGCGTCAGGCGCTGGAACAGCAGGTAGCGTCGATGGGTCTGGCCGATCGGGTGATTTTTCTGGGCAACCGTGACGATGTGCCGGACTGCCTGAACAGCATGGATCTGTTTGTGCTGCCCTCCTACGGCAACGAAGGCGTACCGCAAAGCATCATGCAGGCGATGGCCTGTGGCTTGCCGGTGGTGTCAACTACCGTGGGCGCAATTGACGAAGCTGTGGTCAATGAACAGACCGGCTATCTGATCACGCCTAAAAACACCGCGTTGCTGGAACAGAAATTGCGCCAACTGATGGGTGATGATGCGTTGCGCGCCCGGTTTGGCGAAGCGGCGCTCAAGCGTGCATCCGAGCAGTTTGGCGCGGATATCATGCTCGACAGAATGACCACCATTTTCCGGAACAGCCTGCGGTCGACTCGTTCATGA